In the Rhodoferax fermentans genome, AAGGTGACTGGTCACGCATCCCGCCGCCGCAGCATGTGTTGGGTTGCCTGGTGGCCGGTGAGGCGGTCAAACGCCGGGTCGAAGAACAGATGGAGCTGTGGGACGTGTCGGCCCAGTGGGTGGTGGCCAGCAGCGAAGAGGCCGGTGTCACCAACGGCTACGACTACCCGGCGCGCCTGGGGGCCGACCGCTGGGTGGCGATGATCGGCGCCTGGCACCGCGCCCTCAAGTTGGGCCCGGCGCGACCGCTGGTGGTGGTGATGGTCGGCACGGCCGTCACGGTGGATGCGCTGGACGCCACCGGCCGTTTTCTGGGCGGCCTGATCCTGCCCGGCCACGGCATCATGTTGCGCGCCATGGAGTCCGGCACCGCTGGCCTGAGTGTGCCGACCGGCAATGTGGTCGATTTCCCCACCAACACCAGTGACGCCCTCACCAGCGGCGGTACCTACGCGATTGTGGGTGCGGTGGACCGTATGTTGCAGCATGTGCGCCAGCACTGTGGCGCCGAGCCGCTGTGCCTGATGACCGGTGGCGCCGGCTGGAAGGTGGCACCCAGCATGACCAGCACATTCGAGCTGGTCGACAACCTGCTGTTTGACGGCCTGCTGGAGATGGCCAGTCGCCGGTTTGCACAATAAATCAGGATCTGGCCCTTATAAAATAAGGGCTGGTAGCTATTCTTTTTGCTTTGACAACCAGGTCTGTGCCAGCCGCACCCAGTAGGTCGCACCCAGCGGCAGCAGCGCGTCGTTGAAGTCGTAACTGGCGTTGTGCAACACACAGGGGCCCGCACCGTGGCCCAGCTCGCGGTGGCTGCCGTCGCCGTTGGCGATGAAGGCATAACAGCCCGGTTTTTCTTGCAGCATGTACGAGAAATCTTCCGCGCCCATGGTGGGCTCCTGGGTGTGCACCTTGTCGGGGCCCACGATCTCGGCCATCACCTGGCGGCAAAACTCGGCCTCGGCCGCGCTGTTGATGGTGGGCGGGTAGTTGCGGTGGAAGTCAAAGTCCGCACTCAGGCCAAACGCGGCGCACAGCTGCTCGGTCATGTCCTTCATGCGCTGCTCGATCAGGTCCAGCACCTCAAAGGAGAAAGTGCGCACCGTGCCTTGTAATTCACAGCTGTTGGGGATGACGTTGGTGGCTTCACCAGCGTGGATCATGGTGACCGAGATCACGCCGGCATCGATCGGTTTGAGGTTGCGGCTGATGATGCTCTGAAAACCCTGCACCAGTTGACAGGCCACCGGCACCGGGTCGAGCGTGTTGTGCGGGATTGCCGCGTGGCCGCCCTTGCCGCGCACGGTGATCTTGAACTCGTTGCTGGATGCCATCACCGGCCCCGGGCTGGCGGCAAATGTGCCGCTCTCATAACCGGGCCAGTTGTGCAGGCCAAACACGGCCTGCATCGGGAATTGCTTAAACAGGCCGTCCTTGATCATCTCGCGTGCGCCGCCGCCGCCTTCTTCGGCCGGTTGGAAGATCAGGTAGACGGTGCCGTCAAAGTCGCGGTGGCTGCTGAGGTACTGGGCTGCCGCCAGCAGCATCGCGGTGTGGCCGTCGTGGCCGCAGGCGTGCATCTTGCCGGGGTGGGTGCTGGCGTGGGCAAAGGTGTTGAGCTCTTGCATCGGCAGCGCGTCCATGTCGGCACGCAGGCCCAGCGCATGGCCACAGGCGCCGCCGTCGCGCCCGTTCAGGATGCCGACCACACCGGTGGTGCCCAGGCCACGGTGCACCGGGATGCCCCATTCGCTGAGTTTGTTTGCCACCAGCTCGGCGGTGCGGACTTCTTTGAAACACAGCTCGGGGTGGGCGTGGATGTCGCGTCGCAGGGCGGCGATGGCGGGGCTGTTTTGGGTGAGGGTCTCGATGAGTTTCATGTCGGGCAGGGCAGGTTGCGTGTGGGCTGAAGGGCAGTGATGGCATTATGAAGCGGGTGCTGAGTCCTTCTTGCGGGTGATGCTGTTGGTGCTTGTTCCGTTGGTTCTGTTCATCCAGCGGTGTTGGTTGTTCAGCGTGTTGGTGCGCCGGGGCGGGTATGGCCAGGGGCCTCATACTGGGGTACCAGAAATCGGCCCCTGGCCATACCCACCCCGGCTTGAACGGCGGCTTGTGAGCGCCGAGCTGGAAATACAGACAACCACAAAGTCCGTATCGCGCCCGTGTTGCCTCCAGTATGGTCTTGCAACCTTTTGCACACCACCAACGTTTGCAGCATGGAGGTGGACCGGGCTGGGCGCCGATTTCTGGTACCCCAGTATGAGGCGCCCGGCCCGGTCTGCCTCCATGCTACCCACCGCAGCAGGCGCTGGATGGAAGCCGCTTTTTCGGAAGAGGCTTTCCAAAGCCGGATATGCTCTTTCACCCATTTCGCCATTCAGAAGCCTGCCATGCCCCACAGCACCACCGCCCCCCATTCCTTCCAAGTCAGAGGCGCCTGCCCCCACGATTGCCCCGACACCTGTTCCCTGCTGACCACGGTGGAAAATGGTGTGGCGATCAAGGTCCAGGGCAACCCGGCGCACCCGCACACCGGCGGCAGCCTGTGCACCAAGGTGTCGCGTTACACCGAACGCACCTACCACCCGGATCGGCTGCTGCAGCCGATGAAGCGGACCGGTCCCAAAGGCTCGGGCCAGTTTGCGCCGGTGAGCTGGGATGAAGCGCTGGACGACATCGCGGCGCGCCTCAACGTCATTGCCGCGCGTGACCCGCAGGCCATCCTGCCCTACAGCTACGCGGGCACCATGGGTCTGGTGCAGGGCGAGAGCATCGCCGGGCGTTTTTTCAACAAACTCGGCGCGTCCCAGTTGGAGCGCACCATCTGCGCCGCCGCCGGTGGTGTTGGGCTGGTGCACACGCTGGGTGGCAAGGTCGGCATGCGGGTCGAGTTTTTTGCCGAGTCCAAACTGATCCTGATCTGGGGCAGCAACTCGATCACCAGCAACTTGCATTTCTGGCGCTATGCCAGCCAGGCCAAACGCGATGGCGCCAAGCTCATTTGCATTGACCCGCGCAAAAGTGAAACCGCCGACAAATGCCATGAGCATATTGCCCTCTTGCCCGGAACCGACGGGGCTTTGGCGCTAGCCATCATGCAGCAGTTGATTGTTCATGACTGGCTCGACCACAACTACCTGGCGCGTTACACCCTGGGCTGGGAACAGATGCGTGAGCGCGCCCTGCAGTGGCCGCCTGAGCGCGCCGCTGCGGTATGTGGCATCGATGCTTCGCAGATCGAATCGCTGGCGCGGGACTATGGTGCGTTTGCCAACAGCAACCAGGCCGCCGCCATCCGTATGAACTACGGCCTGCAGCGGGTGCATGGTGGTGGCAACGCGGTGCGCCTGATTGCCCTGTTGCCGGCGCTGATTGGTGCCTGGCGCCACCGCGCTGGGGGTGTGTTGCTGAGCAACTCGGGCGCTTTCCCGGTGCAACGCGCGGCGCTGGAGCGGCCTGACCTGCGCGCCGGGCGCGCCTCACGCACCATCAACATGGCGACCATCGGCAACGATTTATTGCGCCCCACCAGCCCCGAATTCGGCCCGGCGGTGGAGGCGCTGATCGTCTACAACAGCAACCCGGTGGCGATTGCACCCGATTCGGCCAAGGTCGTGGCCGGTTTTGCGCGTGAGGATCTGTTCACCGTGGTGCTGGAGCATTTCCAGACCGACACCGCCGACTACGCCGACTATGTCTTGCCCGCCACCACCCAGCTCGAACACTGGGACGTGCATTCCGCCTACGGCCACACCGACGCACTGCTCAATCGCCCGGCAATTGCGCCGGTGGGCCAGGCCTGGCCCAACACCCAGATCTTTCGCGAACTCAGCCGCCGTATGGGTTTCGCCGAGCCCTGTTTCAGTGACAGCGACGAGGACCTGTGCCGCCAAGCCTATGGCGACAAAGTGGACTTCAACACTTTGCTGGACCAGGGTTTTGCCACGCTGCCTGGCCCTGAGGCTCCCTTTGCCCAGGGTGGTTTTCCCACACCGTCGGGCCAATGTGAATTTTTCAGCCAGCGCCTGGCCGATTTGGGCCTGGACGGTCTGCCTGACCATGTGCCCAACCACGAGTCAGCGGGCAGTTCTCAGACCTACCCGCTGGCGATGATCTCGCCGCCAGCGCGCAACTTCCTGAACTCCAGCTTTGTCAACGTGGGCAGCCTGCGCCAAAGTGAAGGGGAGCCGCTGCTGGAAATGCACCCGGCAGATGCCGCAGCACGCCAGCTGCAAGACGGTGCGCTGGTGCGGGTGTTCAACCCGCGCGGTGAACACCGCTGCCGCCTGAGTCTGAACGACCGTGCACGCCCCGGTGTGGTGGTGGGCCTGGGTGTCTGGTGGCGCAAGTTCGGGCTCGATGGCCACAACGTCAACCAGCTCACCAGCCAAGCGCTCACCGATCTGGGCAACGCGCCAACCTTTTACGACTGTCTGGTCGACGTGCAGGCCGCCTGAGCCTTACCCAAGCAGCAGCGTCAGCGCCAGCGTCCCCATCACCAGCGCAATCAGGCCGTCGAGTACACGCCAGGCCAGGGTGGTCTGGAACAGTGGCGCCAGGTAACGCGCGCCAAAACCCAGCGCGGAAAACCAGCAAAAGCTGGCGCTGATGGCCCCGGCGCCAAACCACCAGCGCCCCGGGTCGGGCCGCTGGTTGGCAATCGCACCGAGTAACACCACCGTGTCCAGGTAGACATGTGGGTTCAAAAAGGTGAAACCAAAACAGGCCAGCAGCGCGGTGGCCAGGGTCACTGGCGCGGCGTTGTCCAGGTGCATCTGGCTGCCCAACCAGCTGCGCCGCGCGGCCAGCGCGCCATAACTGGCCAGAAACAACGCGCCGCCATACCGCGCCCCATCCATCAGCAGGGTGTTGCCGCGAATTAACACCCCGGCGCCGCCAATGCCGGCAACGATCAGCAGCGCGTCTGAGAGCGCACAAAACAGCACCAGGGCCAGCACATGCTGGCGCCGGATGCCGCAGCGCAGCACATAGGCATTCTGGGAACCGATGGCCACAATCAGCGCCAGACCGGTGGCAAAACCGCTTACAAAGTCCATGGGAAGAGGGGGCCGAGATGCCCAGGTGTTTTCAATGAAATCAGCATGTAGCCCTTGTATATTGAGGGCTGATAGCTGCTGATAATATAGCAATCAAGGCTTGACCAGCAGCGCGTCTTCCAGCATCACCTTGTAGCTGTAACCCGCAGCAAAGTCCTTGTTGGTGCGCACCGTGCCCGAGACCGTGACCACATCACCGACCTGGGCCGTGGCGCGGCTGGTGACCAGCAGGTCGTGGGTCTGGGCGGCCGCGCTGCCACTGCCGTCCTGCAGGTGAATCCAGTTCTTGCCCATGATCTCGGGGTTGAACTTGACCACCTGGCCACGCAGGGTGACCGCTTTGTCCTTGAGGCTGTTGGCCTGGCTGATCAGCTCGGCCACGGTGTAGGTATTGGCGCCGCTGGCTTTGGCCACCTTGATCGGGCTCAGATTCACGGTGGGCGCGGGCGCCATGTGCATGATGCTGGGGATCTGGACCAGGTTGCCAAACACGATGGTCTTGAAGGTTTTGTGCAGCGCCTTGCTCTCAAAGTTGGCCATCACCATCGGGTTTTCGATGCGCACCTGGCTGCCGGTTTTGACAGCGGCTTTGCCCACGGCCGCCCAGGTTTCACCGTCCTGGGTCTTGAGGCGCAGGTAGGTGTAACTCTCCACGTCTTTCACCTCCAGCACCTCACCGGTCAACAGGTTGGTCGCCGCCGGGCCGGGGCCAGCGGCCCAGGTGGGGCAGAGGGCTGAGGTTGTTATCAGGGTCCACAGGCTCAGGGTTTGGAGGGGTGTCATGGCAGGTTTCCAACAACAAAAAGTGTGAGGTCGAGGGGGCTTTATGTCAGCAGCGCCAGCAGCCGGGTCAGCGCATGCTGCACCGTGGCGGCACGCACGGCGGCGCGGTCACCTGCAAAGTGTTGGCAATCGCTGAACAGCCCGGTGGGTGTGGCCCAGCCAAACCACACGGTGCCGACCGGTTTGTCGGCACTGCCACCACTGGGCCCGGCCACACCGGTCACGGCCACCGCCACTTGGGCGTGTGCATGGGCCAGCGCACCACTGGCCATGGCGCGCGCTACGGGTTCACTCACGGCGCCATGTTGTTCAATCAGCTCGGCAGGCACTCCCAGCAACTCGGTTTTGGCCGCGTTGGAGTAGGTCACAAAACCACGCTCAAACCACAGGCTGGAGCCCGCCAGGTCGGTGCAGGCAGCGGCAATCAAACCACCGGTACAGCTCTCGGCGGTGGCCAGCATCCATTGCTTTTGAGATAAGAAATTGGACACCAGTCCGCATACATGCTGGGCAGATAGCTCTTGATTTGAGAGTAAGTCAGACATACCACACCCGCCACAAAGCAATCACCAGCAGCGTACAACAGGCCGCCACCAGATCGTCGAGCATGATGCCCCAGCCGGCTTTGCGCCAGGCGCCCGGGTCGGTGGCCGGGTCCACGTCATGAAACAGCTGGTCGGCCCAGGCCACCGGGCCGGGTTTGACCGCATCAAAAAACCGGAACAGGGCAAACGCCGCCACCTGCGCCCACCAGCCCATCGGGCTGGCCAGCCACAGCACCAGCCAGAAGGCGACCACCTCGTCCCAGACGATGCTGCCAGGGTCCAGCACCCGCATGTTGCGGGCGGTCACGCTGCAGGCCCACCAGCCCACCAGAGTCCCCAGGCCAATCAGCAGACCCCATTGGGGATCGGTCAGGCGGTTGTGCAGCAGCGCAAAACTGAGCCAGGCCCACAAGGTGCCCGCGGTGCCGGGCGCCTTGGGGCTTAACCCCGAGCCAAAACCGAGCGCCAGCACATGGGCCGGGTGCGCCATCATGAAACGTGCGCTGGGGGCCACGGGTGCACGCGGCGCGGTGTGGTCGCGCCAGGGCGTGTCCTGGGTGTCATCCGGGGTGATCTGCATCACGCGATTATCCCGCGTGTGTTTGGCCCCCGGCCATCACGCAGGCGGGTGTGTCGGTCAATGCATTTGCCGGGACTGCGAGGGTGTCTGCCCAAACAGTTTGCGGTAATCGCAGGAGAACTGGCTGACGTGCCAGAAGCCCAGATCGGTCGCCACATCTTGCACGCTGACGGGCTGGGTATTGCTTTGCCGCAGCCTGCGGCGTGCGGTGTTGAGGCGGACCAGGCGCAGGTACTGCATCGGGCTCATGCCCAACACATCCTCAAAGCAGTATTGCAAGGTGCGGCGGCTGACAAACAGGCGCTCACACAGCTCTGGCACCGTCAGCGTCTCGTCGTGTTGCGACAGCACCAGATCGCGCGCCTTGGCCACGATGCGCTGGCGGCGCTGAAAGCTGTTGCTGACGGCGGGGTCCACCTTGCTGGTGTCCAGCAGTGCCAGCAGCGCGTTGAGCAGAAGCTGCTGGCGCCAGGCCGGGTCCGTGTAGGGGCCGTTCTGCTGCAGCAGCCCGGCCAGCCTTTGCAGCAGGCGCTGGTGAGGGTGGGGCGCCACCTGCATCACTTCGGCCTGGGCCAGCTTGGCCCAGTCGATCAAGCAGCCACCCCGCTCGGCGGCATGCTGCAAGTTGTCCTGGCGCATGACGATGCCGTAGATGACATAGTCAGACGGCGTCTGTAACTCAAACTCGCAGTGGCCCGGGCGCACCATGATGCTATGTGGACCGACCAGTCGGCCATTGATGCGGGTCTGACCCGTCTGCACCGGCAGGCCAAACCAGAAGGTGTCGGGCCAGACACAGCAGGACTGGTGCACCGCCTGGCTGGTGTCCTCACGAAACACCTGCATCTGGGGCAGTTGCAGCTCGGTCAGGCAGCCATGAAAGTGGCCCGGCGTGATCTGGTCGTAACTTTGTTCCCAGTCGGTCAGGTTGTGGGCGTGTTCGTCGGCATCAAAAGCCTGGATGGTGCGAATCTGGTGCGTTTTGCCCGCAATTGGCGCATCAGCGGCCAGGGGGCTGGTGCTTACACAGGAAGAGGCTGAAACCATGGTGTGTGCGTCCTCATGAGTCGGATGGTTGGGGGGCATCCCGGCGCACCGCTGCTGGCAAGACGTGTGAAGTGCATCAAGGCAACTTTGCCGAATTTCGATAACGCCAAAAAGCGGGTCTGGATAAAGATCACCACAAGCAAACCCCATGCCCAAACCCGTCTTCTTCCTGCAAGCACTTTGAACCTGATAGGAGTACCCCAAAAATGAATCCGTTGGACCCGTCTCACCACAGTGGCACCCATGTGCTCAAACCGGTGCTCAGCACCCTGCAACTCTGGGGCATCGCCGTGGGCCTGGTGATCTCTGGCGAGTACTTCGGCTGGAGCTTTGGCTGGGCCTCGGCCGGCACGCTGGGCTTCACCGTGACCTCGCTGTTCATCGCGGCGATGTACGCCACCTTCATCTTCAGTTTCACCGAGCTGACCACCTCGATCCCCCACGCTGGTGGGCCGTTTGCCTACAGCAAACGCGCTTTTGGCCCGGTGGGTGGTTACCTGGCCGGTGCCGCCACGCTGATCGAGTTTGTGTTTGCGCCACCGGCCATTTCACTGGCGATTGGGGCCTACCTGAATGTGCAGTTCCCGGCGCTGGACCCCAAGCTCGCCGCGCTCGGGGCGTATGTGGTGTTCATGACGCTCAACATCATCGGGGTGCAGATTGCCGCCACCTTTGAGCTGGCGGTGACCCTGCTCGCCATTTTTGAGCTGCTGGTGTTCATGGGCGTGGTGTCGCCGGGCTTCTCGATGGCCAACTTCACCAAGGGAGGCTGGTCCGGGCAGGACGGCTTCAGCCTGGCGGCCATTCCCGGCATGTTTGCCGCGATCCCGTTTGCCATCTGGTTCTTCCTGGCGATTGAAGGGGTGGCCATGGCCGCAGAAGAAGCCAAAGACCCCAAGCGCTCGATCCCCATCGCCTACATCGCGGGCATCCTGACCCTGGTGGTGCTGGCCATTGGTGTGATGGTGTTTGCCGGTGGTGCCGGTGACTGGACCAAACTCTCCAATATCAACGACCCACTGCCGCAGGCCATGAAGATGATTGTGGGTGAAAACAGTGGCTGGTTGCACATGCTGGTGTGGCTCGGCCTGTTTGGTCTGGTGGCCTCGTTCCACGGCATCATTCTGGGGTATTCACGCCAGATTTATGCTTTGTCGCGTGAAGGCTATTTGCCACCGTTTTTTGCCAAGTTGCACCCGCGCTTCAAGACACCACACCGCGCCATCCTGGCTGGCGGTGTGATCGGGATTGCCGCCATCTACAGCGACGAGTTGATCAAGATTGGTGGCAACACTTTGACCGCCAACATCGTCACCATGTCGGTGTTTGGCGCGATCCTGATGTACATCATCAGCATGCTGAGCCTGTTCCAACTGCGCCGCAGCGCACCTGACATGGTTCGCCCGTTCAAGGCACCGTTTTACCCGTATTTCCCGGCGTTTGCGTTGCTGGGTGCCGGGGTGTGCATGGCTACAATGATTTATTACAACCCCTTGATTTTTGGTCTTTTTCTGGGCTTTTTGGCCATCGGTTACGGCTATTTCCTGATGACCAGCCACCACCGCAGCAAGGCCATCGCCCTGAACAACCTGGCCGCAGATCCAACCTGAGCTTGTGACCGTGCCAAACCATCAGTACAACCACATCGTCGGAGCCAAAACCTACCGCTTTCGCGATTTGAAGGACCTGATGGCCAAGGCCACACCAGCACGCTCGGGCGACCTGCTGGCCGGTGTGGCCGCCAGCAGTGCGCAGGAGCGGGTCGTGGCCCAAATGGTCCTGGCCGATGTTCCGCTCAAGGCTTTCTTGACCGACGTTCTGGTGCCATATGAAGCCGACGAGATCACGCGCCTGATCATTGACAGCCACGATGCCCAGGCCTTTGCCCCCGTCAGCCACCTGACGGTGGGTGACTTTCGCAACTGGCTGCTGGGTGACGAGGTCGACAGTGCGGTGCTTTCGGCGCTGGCGCCAGGCATCACCCCCGAAATGGCGGCGTCCGTTTCCAAGATCATGCGCAACCAGGACCTGATCCTGGTCGCCAAAAAATGCCGTGTGGTCACCCAATTCCGCAACACCATCGGCCTGCCCGGTCGCATGGCCACGCGTTTGCAACCGAATCACCCGACCGACGACGCCACCGGCATCGCCGCGAGCCTGCTTGACGGTCTGCTGTACGGCAGCGGCGACGCGGTGATTGGCATCAACCCGGCCACCGACAATGTGCCGCAAGTCATCAAGCTGGTGACGATGATGAGCGACATCATTGCGCAGTACCAGATTCCGACCCAGTCCTGCGTGCTCACCCACGTGACCAACACCATCGAGGCGATCCGCCGGGGTGCGCCGGTGGACCTGGTGTTTCAGTCGATTGGTGGCACCGAGGCCACCAACCGCAGTTTTGGTGTGAACCTGGATGTGTTGGCCGAGGCGCGCAGCGCCGCCTTGTCGCTGAATCGCGGTACGGTCGGTGACAACGTGATGTATTTCGAGACCGGCCAGGGCAGTGCCCTGTCGGCCAACGCCCACCATGGTCTGGACCAGCAAACCTGCGAGGCGCGTGCCTATGCGGTGGCGCGGCACTTCAAGCCGCTCTTGGTCAACACCGTGGTCGGCTTCATCGGGCCGGAGTATTTGTTTGACGGCAAACAGATCATGCGCGCCGGGCTCGAAGACCACTTCTGCGCCAAGCTGCTGGGCCTGCCGATGGGTTGTGACGTCTGTTACACCAACCACGCCGAGGCTGACCAGAACGACATGGACGTGTTACTGACCTTGCTGGGTGTGGCCGGCTGCAACTTTGTCATGGGCATTCCCGGCTCGGACGACATCATGCTCAATTACCAGACCACCTCGTTCCACGACGCGCTCTATGTGCGCCGGGTGCTCGGTCTCCAACCCGCGCCCGAGTTCGAGGCCTGGTTGCAGAAGATGCAGATCTTCAGCGCAGATGAGCAGTTTCGGCTCAACGCGACCCTGCCTGCTGCGTTCCAGAAGGCGTTGCTGCGCCTGAACTGAAGCGACCTGACGATGGACGATCCGAAACCACCTGTCACGGCCAACCCCTGGGCCGCACTGCGCCAGTTCACCGATGCGCGTATTGCGCTCGGGCGCGCCGGTGTCAGCCTGCCCACGGCCGCCCACCTAGACTTTCAACTGGCCCACGCCCAGGCCCGTGACGCGGTGCATTTGGCGCTCGATGTGAGCACGCTGGCGCAGACGCTGGATGCCGCGCTGCCTGATCTGCCCGCACCGTGCCTTGCGCTGCACAGCGCCGCCGGTGATCGCAGCGTTTATTTGCAACGCCCCGACCTGGGACGCAGGCTGGATGTGGCCTCGCGCGAGCGCCTGAGCGCCTTGCCACGACCGGCATCCGTGTCACCCGCCGAGCGCCCCTATGACCTCGCGGTGGTGGTGGTGGATGGTTTGTCGGCGCTGGCCATCAGCCAGAACGCTGCGCCTTTTCTGACCCAGTTGTTTGAGCGCCTTGTGCCCCAGCAGCTGACCATCGCCCCGGTGTGTCTCGTCGAGCAGGGCCGCGTCGCAATTGGCGACGAGGTGGGTGAGCTGCTGGGGGCGCAAGCCGTGCTGGTGCTGATTGGTGAACGCCCGGGCCTGAGTTCACCCGACAGCCTGGGTCTGTACCTGACCTGGGCGCCACGCGTCGGCCTGACCGACGCCAACCGCAACTGCATCTCCAACGTGCGCCCGGCTGGTCTGGGTTATGCCGAGGCGGCTCACAAGCTGGTGTATCTGCTGACGCAGGCGCGCCATCGCCAGTTGTCCGGGGTGGACCTCAAGGATGAGACGGGCGGTGGGACGGAGTTGCTGGCTGGGGCTGCCAAGAACTTCTTGCTGTGAGGGGTGGTGTTGTCGATCCGATACCATGGCATCGGATGTGGTGTGCTATGTATGATATAGCAACCTGCCTAGGTACTACATTGGCTACAGGCCAGAAACACTGATGAAAAGAAGAAGAGGGGTATGGCCCCAATGGCACTGCACTGGCTGAACTTGATGCCTTTGAAAGTGGCCCAAGGGACAAGAAATTTCCCACTGTGATGAGTGCATGGCGCCTTGTCTCGGTTACACAATTGCCGACCGTTGCCCGAAACCAATTTGTCAAAACGTCACAAATGAACAATTTCAACATCTGACCATTTGTTGCGAAGATATTCGGCAACAAGTCGCCGATGGCAGTGGTGAGGCTTATCCTCGCTGCAGAGCAGACAGCCGCCATCAAGTTGCTGCCGATCAATATCCTCAATGCGACGTTTGGCCATCAGATCAAGAAATTTATTCTCGTAGATGTCCCACGCACCGCCATTCTTCTTGTACTCATCCAAGATATCCTGAGTCGGCGCCAATTTAGATACATGCTCATAGCCCAGGCCGCAGATCTGCTTGGTGAAATATCGTAAATCGTCCCTTTTCGCAAAACCAGCGAGCTGAGAAATATTGTTGAGACGAACATCAACCAGCTTTGTGGCTCCCGACTTCATTAATCGCGTGAAGAAGCCCTCCGCTGAGGTTTTAGTGAACCCAATCGTATAGATTTTCACTGTTCGTCCTCTTCGTTGTACGCGATTTCAGCGCTCTTTGTTGGCGTTCCGCGATTTGCTTTTCGATCGTAAGCAATCCGCTCAGCTTGTTTTTCATAGGCATCATCGACGGTGAGCTCTTCTGAACGAAACATGTCGGCTTCGCCTAACCCCATTTTTACAATCAATCTGGCGATTGCGTCCCGATGCGCTTCGGTTGAACCATCCTGAAGAATGTGAGTGACATTTGCGCCGCGACTTACAAGTTCTCGGGCAACGAGGATTGTCCGATGGCAATCTAGTGGATCTTTCTCAGCGCACATTAGTGCGATTTTGTGAGTCGCCGCACCCTCGATAACACGAGTGAGACCAGATTGAAAGAGAGGTGTCCGGGCTAGCAATTTAAATTGAACCTTGCCGTCAACGTAACAGCACTCATCATCACTCCTTGCACCCAATTCCTTGCCAAGAAAAGC is a window encoding:
- the eat gene encoding ethanolamine permease, which codes for MNPLDPSHHSGTHVLKPVLSTLQLWGIAVGLVISGEYFGWSFGWASAGTLGFTVTSLFIAAMYATFIFSFTELTTSIPHAGGPFAYSKRAFGPVGGYLAGAATLIEFVFAPPAISLAIGAYLNVQFPALDPKLAALGAYVVFMTLNIIGVQIAATFELAVTLLAIFELLVFMGVVSPGFSMANFTKGGWSGQDGFSLAAIPGMFAAIPFAIWFFLAIEGVAMAAEEAKDPKRSIPIAYIAGILTLVVLAIGVMVFAGGAGDWTKLSNINDPLPQAMKMIVGENSGWLHMLVWLGLFGLVASFHGIILGYSRQIYALSREGYLPPFFAKLHPRFKTPHRAILAGGVIGIAAIYSDELIKIGGNTLTANIVTMSVFGAILMYIISMLSLFQLRRSAPDMVRPFKAPFYPYFPAFALLGAGVCMATMIYYNPLIFGLFLGFLAIGYGYFLMTSHHRSKAIALNNLAADPT
- a CDS encoding ethanolamine ammonia-lyase subunit EutB encodes the protein MPNHQYNHIVGAKTYRFRDLKDLMAKATPARSGDLLAGVAASSAQERVVAQMVLADVPLKAFLTDVLVPYEADEITRLIIDSHDAQAFAPVSHLTVGDFRNWLLGDEVDSAVLSALAPGITPEMAASVSKIMRNQDLILVAKKCRVVTQFRNTIGLPGRMATRLQPNHPTDDATGIAASLLDGLLYGSGDAVIGINPATDNVPQVIKLVTMMSDIIAQYQIPTQSCVLTHVTNTIEAIRRGAPVDLVFQSIGGTEATNRSFGVNLDVLAEARSAALSLNRGTVGDNVMYFETGQGSALSANAHHGLDQQTCEARAYAVARHFKPLLVNTVVGFIGPEYLFDGKQIMRAGLEDHFCAKLLGLPMGCDVCYTNHAEADQNDMDVLLTLLGVAGCNFVMGIPGSDDIMLNYQTTSFHDALYVRRVLGLQPAPEFEAWLQKMQIFSADEQFRLNATLPAAFQKALLRLN
- the eutC gene encoding ethanolamine ammonia-lyase subunit EutC yields the protein MDDPKPPVTANPWAALRQFTDARIALGRAGVSLPTAAHLDFQLAHAQARDAVHLALDVSTLAQTLDAALPDLPAPCLALHSAAGDRSVYLQRPDLGRRLDVASRERLSALPRPASVSPAERPYDLAVVVVDGLSALAISQNAAPFLTQLFERLVPQQLTIAPVCLVEQGRVAIGDEVGELLGAQAVLVLIGERPGLSSPDSLGLYLTWAPRVGLTDANRNCISNVRPAGLGYAEAAHKLVYLLTQARHRQLSGVDLKDETGGGTELLAGAAKNFLL
- a CDS encoding DUF488 family protein, which produces MKIYTIGFTKTSAEGFFTRLMKSGATKLVDVRLNNISQLAGFAKRDDLRYFTKQICGLGYEHVSKLAPTQDILDEYKKNGGAWDIYENKFLDLMAKRRIEDIDRQQLDGGCLLCSEDKPHHCHRRLVAEYLRNKWSDVEIVHL
- a CDS encoding DUF488 family protein; this encodes MVIEIYTVGHSTQSFEKFLSLLQKQGVTAIADVRSAPYSRFNPQFNREELRNALKVHGIRYAFLGKELGARSDDECCYVDGKVQFKLLARTPLFQSGLTRVIEGAATHKIALMCAEKDPLDCHRTILVARELVSRGANVTHILQDGSTEAHRDAIARLIVKMGLGEADMFRSEELTVDDAYEKQAERIAYDRKANRGTPTKSAEIAYNEEDEQ